The sequence CTTGTCGAACTTAGGTTTTCGTTATTTTGTCTTGTTCATTGATGACTATACTCGTTTTACatgggtatatttcttaaaaaataaaagtgatgTTTACAATATCTTTCTCAATTTTGAAGCTCTTATTAAGAATCAATTCTCTACAACAATCAAAGCGTTTCATTCTGATTATGGTGGCGAATATCAAAagttgaataaatattttcagtCTCATGGTATTGTTCATTGCATCGCATGCCCGTATACTCGTGAACAAAATGACACcgcagaaagaaaaattcgACACTTGGTTGACACAGGTCTCACTCTTTTAGCTCATAGTTCTACTCTGTTTAAATTTTGGCCATACGCATTTGATACAGCTATGaccttaattaattatttaccaTCTACTGTTCTTCATGGCCACTCTCCATTTTTTTCGGTTATATCATATACTAAACCACAATTTGAATTTCTCAAAATTTATGGTTGCTCAATTTTTCCGTTGTTACGTccttataatcaaaataaatttaattataggaCTAAACAATGTGTATATCTCGGTCCCTCACCTACTCATCATGGTCATCAGTGTCTTGATATTCATTCTAATCAGATTTATGTTGCTCGTCATGAAACCGAATTtccatttaaaatttcaaatttttctgAAAATCCTAGTGTTCCACTAGCTGTTAATCCTTGGTTGCAACTACAAGGTTCTAATCCATCTCGTTTGATTTCTACAGGTAATGATGGTTTATTTAAATCTCCTACTTTATCTCACAATCATGTTTCCTCATTTTTATCTCCAACAAATTCTTCATAGAGTCCTATCCATGCAAATTACCAACTTACCATATCATCACCCAATTCAAACTCAAATACTCCAACTCCTGTCGTGTCCTCTTCCACTTCTATCCTACATTCAACTTCCAGTCAACTAACAAACTCTTCCAAAGAATCTTCTCCAACAAATTTTAAGTCTAAAGAAAATTGTTAATGTTCAAAACTCCATTAAATTGTAAAGtatttataatcataaatgCATACGGTCTTAAGTGTAtgacaataaaatttttttacagtatatataaaataattcgGTATCTAagtaaagtttatttttcaaaatttttatattagcattttggctaaatacatatttatgtcTCCTGAATATGTTTCAATTGGCCAAATTAATACTtaaactttcaatttaatctaacaaacacttgaattttattttttgatgtcTAAACTATTTTAACTTTCAACTTAACATAGCACACacctgaattttatttttacgtaatatctaaatatttttgtgcATGTAGATATATTGAGTGGaaacacatatcaaaaaatattaatacattgtaaataaaaattaaaatatttattaaataaaattaaaatattaaaatgagtAAAGTCTGAAAGTATAAATATGTCATTTTAGCTTTGTTTATTAAATTGGTCTGGGCTtaagcttttttctttttttctgaatTCCTTTTGAACGAAAGCCTTTAAAGTCAACTAAGTGATCCTTAAACTTCACTCCGAAACAAGCAATAAATAGGCCCAAAGGTATAAGGCTGAGCATGGACGATTTCACTGGGCCAAGTCGATCAAAATTAGAAGGCCATATTAGGGaattggttttctttttttgagaGGAAGAAGGGAattggtttctttttttttcttttagggagaaattgtttatctttttttttagaattaaaagaaaaaggtgttTTCTTGCTAACTGAAAGAAAcctagtttttaaaaaaatgagaaatatatatagtaaaatcAATATTCCAACTCAAATGTTCTAATTGGAATAAAGTCCCACTAAAACAATGAACTCAGTAAATTATAAGATGAGTggtaacttttaattttacttatagaatttatcttttttgatACATTAGTAAAATcatgaataattatatttgattattaataatttgttaCCCGAATGCATTTCTTACACAAAAGACAGGTTGACAATgtaaatttttcatataaaattggacaatcttttttgtttttttcttggGTCAAAAgaacattttttctttttagagaaaaaagCAGAGAATAATTCTGGCGGGTATATTAGAGAGAATATGCCAAAACCGTGTATCCAATgtgcattaaaaagaataaataaagagacGTAAAGTTGCCAAGTGGAGGCAGTTGTCTGGCACAGAACGACGACATTTAGGAAAATCCTAACCACCGATACAGCAACACAACCAACAACCTTACGTGTACGTGCTTCTTTCTTGAGCTGAGGCATGTGTGGCGAAACTGCGAATCGAAAGCCGAAAACATTTAtggtataatttaatttattattattatagagcGAGCGCACGCAAGTACGGACCGCTTTCACGTTCTCCAGGCGGACTGCCGAATAAGCAGCAAAGTTAGTCAATGaacaaatataaattcaaataaagaaagcaaatgtcagttttattattttccccAAAtgctaattctttttttttaataaatcctCCTTCAAAAGTTTCCTTCCTTTCCATTTCTacatttaattcttttaataataatttatgtaaaCCTCCTCATTTTATACCACCGtttcaccaccaccaccaccatctTCTTTACTCTCCGTATCGTAATCGTAGTTGTAATCGTGCCTCCTCTGTTGTTCGCTTCTCTTCTCTCACAGGTATGTTCTGATTGAAGACGAATTGATTTATCTTCTTGTATTGTATTATgattaaagatttttaattttataaaatgggATGACGCAGATATGGATGCCCCAGCTGTACAAAGTCTCTACCCATTGCACCGTACTAAAATTATTCACCTGGTTTGTGTTGTGTTGTTgctaaattttcaattaatttaattcactttcttttgcttttcctaaaagttattttaataaaaatgtgGTACAGGTGAGGCATGCACAGGGGATTCACAATGTAGAAGGCGAGAAAGATCACAGTGCATATTTATCTGAATCACTTTTTGATGCCCATCTCACCCCTCTTGGTTGGCAGCaggtgttttttttttttttttaaatcaattaaagaAAGATTTGCTGGCTTTTCCTTTATGTCTATTATGGATGATTGGTGAACTTTTTagctatttttcatttttttaatattagaaaaagaacatttcttttagtttttcaattagttttatttttaaaaattattatcatgtatataaaaacaaaatgtgGTTCATCTTTATAGTTTTGAACTTGTATACTATTTCCTTTTTCGGATGGATATTGATTTTGTGAAACCATAAACTCAGGTTGAGAATCTGCGCAAGCATGTTAGAGCAAGTGGGCTTAATAAGAGAATTGAATTGGTCATTACTTCCCCTTTGTTAAGGTATTCGCTTTCTGAAaaactgaaattttttattaatgctTTCATGATTTTCTCCGAGtagatttttcaaattttattttaatctttgtttatTAAGGTTATGACTCTTGTTCTAAATGTCTATTACGCAGAGAAactgtttttttatttttcccctcTTTGGGGCTCCATATGGTGTTAGACAAATTGGAATTATATGCTTGGTTGACAAGTgtatagtataataatatgGATGTTAGAGAATTTCAAATGATTGCGGAAAATAACTTTAATTAGCATGCCTATATCTTTTATAAGGAAAGCAGCCAGTAAATGATAATTCAAAGGCAGCCATAATACCAAATTGCTATAATTTCTCTTTCAATGCTTTTAAGAACTCAATTTAAGTTTTCAAGAAGAGCCTCGTAGCATGTGCAATGAAATTTTATCTCAAGTTTTTGAAGGAATTGCTCTTGTATATCACATTTTTTAAAGAAGTAAAACATTAACTCATTCGGGCTGGTTTCTCATGTATTGCTGGGATGCCATTTGTTTTCTCCACAAAGGAATTTTTATGTCTGGAAAGTCTTTTTGCTGGAAACTAGAAGTTAGAGTTTGTGATGGGGGTTTCTATTGCCTAAGTTTGTTATGTTTTACTTACTGAGTAAAGCTTGGCATTTCATGCAATTTCTATCAAAGATCCTGTGGTTTTGAGTCTATGATCTGAAAAATACATTGTAGGACCATGCAGACTGCAGTTGGAGTGTTTGGTGGTGAAGGGTACACTGATGGCGTAGAGGCCCCTCCACTTATGGTGGAAAATGCAGGCAAAAGTAACCATCCTGCAATTTCAAGTCTAAACTGCCCTCCTTTTGCAGCATCTGAGCTTTGTCGAGAACATTTGGTATTTCTTAATACTTAATGCCATAagttaaactttaaatttaaacatttgTAGAATATGTATTGGTCTTGTTGTGCGCATCAGATTTATGGAACAGATTATTATATTCTGTATCTAACACTTAGTTCCcagcttgttaggatagaaTCGTCTTTGCTGATAGTTATTTtgatttcaattctttttctttcaaactACAGGGAGTTCATCCTTGTGACAGGAGAAGAAGCATCAGCGAGTATAAGCCTCTTTTCCCTGCGATCGACTTTTCACTGGCAAGTAATTTATCGAAGTTACTATTCCTTTTGTGGTCTTGCAGTTTGATTTCTTGAATACTGGGTTGACCCTGAGCAGTTTGTTCTGGTATTTGCATAGATTGAAAGTGATGCTGACACTTTGTGGACGGCCAATGTCAGAGAGGCGAATGAACACGTTGCTGCTAGGGGGCAAAAGTTCTTGAACTGGTGATTACTTTGTTTATAGTTATTCTATACCTTATAATTGTCTCAAACCTAAGAACTGAAGGTTTATATGGAGAAAACGGATTGCTGCTTCAATTatgaaataaactaaagtggGGCACATTACAGGGGGATCATGCTGTTGTAGGGTTATACACACTGGTCTATATTTCAGAGCTAGCTTTAACAATATGTTCTTCCAGCTTTTATAGTTTTGTATTTACATTATTTAGGTCTTTGATGTTAGCCTTTTCTATCAAATTCCATCTAATTACCTATTTTTGTTATGTACCTTTATCAGTAATTCTTTGGGTTATTAGCGTCTAAGAAAGAGAACTGTGACTAGGCATACGGCTGTTGGCACATGTGTAGATTActaatgaattaattatttaaatccTTTTATAACTTGGTTCAGGTTGTGGACAAGGAAAGAGAAGGAGATTGCTGTTGTGTCACACAGTGGATTCTTGTATCATACATTAAGAGTGTTTGGTAATGATTGTCATCCATCTGTGACGAGTGAAATTTGCACACAGTAAGCAAACAACTTTAgatgtcattttcttattatttataaataaatattaacttGAGACTTTCAGAGCTTCCTGCTGGATATGCACTTTCAGGCTGTTAGCTTGGTTTTGGTTCCTGCTTTTAACCCTCATGTTTGTGATGatcatatatatgtttaattagGATGCAGCTTTTGATATTGTACATTGCATCAGATGcttctcttattaaatttgtCTCTTGATGATTCTCTGTTGCTACCTAGATTTCCAATTAAGGTTCTTTATGTAACAACCTTCTTGATGACTTGTTGCATTCTTTTGGGTTTTGGGAAAATAAGTTTTTCCAGAAATAAGTGACATTTGTTCCTGGCTGCGTAGATGGTAAAGTTTGTTAGCTAAATGAGgttgaaagaagaaattgatttCCAAATGGAAGTATGTTTGATTTATGTGATTCTCTAGTTAGTTCTATCGTAGGGAAAATGATGGTTTTCCCTTTGAATGCATCTGcttcctttttatttcttttaatgctAATCAGATGAATCTTACCTGTACATGCAGCTTTGCTAATTGTGAGCTTCGATCAATGGTAATTGTTGATAAAGGGTGAGCATTTTTTGAAAAAGCTAGGGCACACCTAATTCTTGAAGTGATGCAAGGAACTCATAATTCTATTTCTTCTGCAGTATGATGGGATCGGACCCTGCAACCACTAACTATCCTGGAAAAATTCCTAGTGGCCGTGATCTTCCAAGTGATATTGCATAGGAGAAGCACCCATAGCTCGTAGACTGAAGAAACTCAGTTCTTTTTTGCAGCATCTccatcaatttttttctttaaaattgatttttaccAGTAGTTACTTAAATAATCACCACAGAAGAACTAGATCATTGaaaaaatttgtgagcttCCTAGCTGTGTGTAGAAAATTTGAGATCTGTTTTCTCAAAGGagacaaaatattattacttgAGGAGATTTGTAGGCATCGATTCTTTTCAAAATGAGGCTAAGGTTCAGTTAGCTTTAGCTGTTTGTGATGGCTTCGAATGGATATGATAATTATAtgcaataaattaataaatatacatatttggAATTTGCCTTTTTTCTTCCAGGTTTAATTGTATTACGATAATTGTcatgtattattataaacaTTTATACCTAGTAGCCTCATCAAAGTTGGACTGCAAGTGCAACTTTGAACTTGAAGGAATTTGGGTGACTGCCAGACTTTCGCAGGGAAATTTCATTTTCACTCGCCTGCTTTTAAGGCTCTTAGGTATGGAAATTCCAAGAATGTTGTTGGATACGCCCTCCAATTGCAAGTAAACGGTAAACTTTCGATGATGTTATGGTGGttcattaaatattcataaaatagaaaaaaagaaatcactcAAGGGATAGTAtgattcatataaaaataattatttacttagTATTATGTAATCATTTATGCAATGACTAATTATATCTATCATTACCTAAGTTGACATATTATTGTGGGTCTTAATGACTGTGTAGCCGTCATTCACTTAAATTGAACGCTTCAATGGACACCCAGAAGCCAAAagcttttataaatttgtaatGTAAATGGCATATTAGTCAAGTAAGAATGATGTCAATGGATTTTGTATATTGACCGGTTATTGAAAGGCATTTTTAAGGACGAATCTTGAAGTAGTCCAACGAATTGCAAGCGCAAGATTTTCGTCGCTAATAATTCTGGTATTTGTCGCCAGTCATTCTGCATTCCGAGATCCTCTGGCGAACCATGGCAACGTAAAACCCCCTGTCGTCAATAATCTGCAACTGCTATTGTATTTTATGATCGGCTACGAGTACTGATTCTTCTTATACGGAATTTCGTCTTCATGACGGCTATTTTGGGCGCTGCGAGTTGTCCAATTAtgaaacaaatttttattagagatGTTAAATCTAATATAGATAAGTTGGGAACTTTTAATTACTGTTAAAAAAGTATGGCTCATCGTCtatatcaaattgattttgtaAAATGTAAGTACAGATTTGAGAATCGTGAACTTCGCTTGTTGGTCATGGATGATAATAAAAGGTGAGcttgtattttttaatgtggAACTGCCAATAGAAGTGCTGATTTTGGCGTTATTTCAAGCAAACAGTAACTCGTGCGGCACACATCCAAGGTGCTCCACAGCCACAGGCATCTATTTGCGGTCTATGGATATgctttttagttatttacttTATGTAAGAATGGAATCATCCACTACCAACATATATGCTTGTCAATTTTGGATTTACTAAATTTTTGTCCATTGAATTTGAGGTACCTTTTGGGGCACTTACCTTCGCATTACATGCAAATTCATCACGTAACATAATGCAAATTGTATTAATTCAAACAcgaaaatttttatattggaAATGtcacattttttttctttcccaaAGGACCTTCTATATGCCAATATTCAGCAGGACACCACCTAACACGCAGACAAAGTTCCATATGCTTATGAAGAATAAAAGcaaaagacaaaaaagaaagaaagaatcaatACAATTAAACCATGTGATTTTATAGGCCAAAATCCACTCCGACTATGATTGCCCGACAAGTATAAATCCCACCAAGatagaaagaagaaggaagaaaactGCAGCCAAAATGTTGAAGTTGAAGGACTTGGCAGATTTCCCGCCACCAACCACACCATTTGTGTTCATTTTTTTACTCTTCTCTAAGGAAGAGGTTGAAGCAGGCTGGCCTGGAACTGCTACATCCCAAAAAGATTTAGCAATTAGTGATGGGGCTTCTGCCTCTGGTTGGAGAATTGTTGAGGTATCAGTTGGGACTTCCATGGACATCAACTCCACACAATGATCTTTTAGGACCTAACATAAAGCATGAAAACAACGCTGCACtcaaaacatttaaaaaaataaataaaacgaATGCTATCACAAACAgcattcttttatataaatttagcaCTGGATCTTGAATGTGACtaggattaaaattaaaaatcctGCTCGCCAAGTCACTAGCACAAACCTCAAGTCTCTCAGATGGTTGTAAGTAGTCACATATAAATGTACCACCTGACCAAGGAATAAATACTCTCCGTGGGAATGCAAGGCTGCATGTATCCCTGTTATACATTTTACAAGAGCAAATATGATGAGCCCCGGAGGTCATGTTCTGGAACAAAATAATTACCAAAGTTTCAAACTAGTCATTCACAAAGGGCAAGATAAACTCGTTAATTTTGACTGACAGCAAGCTAAGAATGCAGCAAGAATAGAGTTCGAATGACAGTGACTACGTCTTGGATGTATGTGGATAACAGATTGAATCACAACCAATCATGAAAGCTAAAGGGACTACAAGAAAACTTCCTATGTCCATCATAGCTGCCTCCTAGAAGTTATGTAACTACACCAGCAATGGGGTGTCTTCACctctgtgtgtgtgtgtgtgtgtgtgtgtgtgtgtgtgtgtgtgagaaAGAGAGAATTCTATGTTATGCAAGCAATAGTGCCAAACTAGAGTCCCTTGGCATCGAGGCATTAAATCAGAATAGAATTTCATTTACAATAGCCCACAGTGCATCCTCATTTTGTGTTTGTGTTTGAGCGAGAGGAAAGGAGTACAACAATGGGGAAACTGAAAGGCCACATGTCTCAAAGTGATAAGAGTACCGGTTAGACACACTTACCAGAGAGCCATTCGCCAATGCAGGACAGAGTTTACATGCCATAAAGCATTTTGAAGTTTGTGGCAAATTTAAAATGTATCAATTAGACCCGTTTGTAGGTCTGGAGATTCCCCTGTCCCAAGCCATTAAAGGTTGCGCATGGGCAAGGGGTTGCCCCAAGGTCCAGCCCAAATTAAGGCTACACTCTAAAGTGGACCAGGCCTGAATTTACATTTGTATGAGGCTCAGCCCGCCCAACATAAAACCTAACAAGAAGCTACCAAACAAGCAAACCTAAAAACCATGTCAACAATCCATAGCTGATAAGATCAGCTAATGACCATTGGATCGAACTGTGTCATATTATACAGACCAAACTGTGACAACACAACCACCAGCAGAACCAAACTGCGCACTAACGCCTGCAACCAAACAAGAGCCACTACAAACAAAGCAAGAGTTGAAGTAACTAGACTTGGCCAAAGGGCCGGTTCGAACTGTGAACCAAACCAGATCTGGACCGGTCAAACCCAGAATCGGTCCTTAGTCAATGGAGTCAATGGTCCGGTTCATGAACTGACTTTATCATTAGAGTGGCCCGGCCAGAACCCTACTAGCGCCAATaatgctctctctctctcatagGAACCTAACTTGGATCATCAAGCTTCATCACTAGCTATTCTAGTGCCCACATGAGACCCATTTAGGATCCATACAAGTCGTGCATTTCCAAACAATTTGGGTTGTATTACAGTCAGATTGTACCATGTGAGAAATGTTTACCCAAACAAGCCATAAAGTAAACCAAAAGGACTAACATTACCAAAGAACATTGTATCAGAAAGAAAAGTCTAAAACCAATACCGTAATAGTGTTGATACTATCATGGTTAACACCTAAACAGTACTAATAATATAGCTGACACACCTCAATAAGCGCAGGACAAGTCTAGAGACAGGCTTCTCAGGTGTTTTTCCTTGGCTTGCATCCTGAACATCATTATCCATTGGACCCAGATCTTCATCAGCTTGATCGCAGATGATATCCAGTCTGCTTTGTAGACTCCTTATGATATCATCCTGATAATAGAATCGGTTGCACATGCGAAATGAGCAACAACTGTAAAGAGGGGAAAATAAGGGAGCATATACAATTTGCTAGTGACTGCAAAGAATCCTCAAATCACACATTTACTTCCGAAAGCTCAAATGTCCTGTCTAAAACTTGAAATAGTTAGCAAAGTTCATCAACTCAGTAGTGACTTATTCTAACAAGATGGACGAAAgctaacaaatattattatcctACAGGGACAAGAAGGTAGCATTCTTTGAGAAAAAGTGAGATACATCCTTGTATATCGGAGCCTCCTAAACATGCATTAAGCATGTGTGTGATTTTTTGGGGAAATGAAAATGTCGATGACATACTTGCATTCACTTTTGCCAACATGTTGCACTCAACTAGTTCAGAATGCCTTGACAGTTGACACTAGCCCAAACACATCTTCCATACAGAATTAGTGGAGAACCATTGACAAAGCATTTCCCAAACTCAAAGCAGAGACAAAAAGTTTTAGACTATCCAATACAAATAGAGACCAAATTAAAAGCCACTATATACCTTTATATCAGCCACAGCCTGAGAAATTGattcttttgaatttgagtATGCAAAAGAGCATACAGACCCACTGAACATAAGAACACCAATAACATCCTTGTTGCTGCATGCTTTATAGAATTAGAACAATTCATTAAATGTTAGAAACAACAATTTAAAGCAACAGAAGGAATTATCTtgtcaaatattttaacagtATGAACACACCTTCACCTAATGTATTCTTCATGAATGGCAGAAGCAATTCAACTTCATGCAAACCCTCAGTGACACTTGATTCTTCATTAACAACCTAGAACCATACAAACTAATGAAATAACTCTTCACAGAAAACTGATATGAGAAacaccaaaaaataaaagtttatcaAGATTCTGTTCCAAATATGTGTATAAATATTGTCCATCATGCCAGCAAAATGAGCAATAATATGTTGTAgactaaagttttttttttttttttttgaaaatagacTAAAgttaatataagagaatatgtaacatattaatttttgctTCACTTCCATCCATCACTACAGTTCTCTGTCACTTGTTACTTTATTTGATAAAAGCACAGGTTTTCAAAACTCAAATACACATTCACATTGCATGGTGTGGTGCAGCTGCAGGCATCATAAATCTTAAGACAGAAACCATCACATAAAGGAAATAGTTTTCCATCTTGACATCCTCTCGCGATATCAAACCACCTTGTAG is a genomic window of Ricinus communis isolate WT05 ecotype wild-type chromosome 2, ASM1957865v1, whole genome shotgun sequence containing:
- the LOC8280324 gene encoding protein odr-4 homolog isoform X2 — protein: MVKAVVGDETQLNLVQNRLSQSGLTSQVGLVIGKLSSALDRGFVYDLVPTPSNDAGEPACSIIDTFKDDKKKGSSKSKSQIADSSTLAIDKDWVSEHARQVSRMLLGGMKVIGIYVWVSDASFKNSTITLSQTVKGVAEAAPISATDWDERLLIHICYSPMRWTCRNCVLASNITASSIRPCDFKMGRVLSSLRTFRCTYNFELSLPICRENASNSSMLSAILHHGISIHAKVLNSARALIDGNLVVNEESSVTEGLHEVELLLPFMKNTLGEACSNKDVIGVLMFSGSVCSFAYSNSKESISQAVADIKDDIIRSLQSRLDIICDQADEDLGPMDNDVQDASQGKTPEKPVSRLVLRLLRDTCSLAFPRRVFIPWSGGTFICDYLQPSERLEVLKDHCVELMSMEVPTDTSTILQPEAEAPSLIAKSFWDVAVPGQPASTSSLEKSKKMNTNGVVGGGKSAKSFNFNILAAVFFLLLSILVGFILVGQS
- the LOC8280323 gene encoding phosphoglycerate mutase-like protein 1 isoform X2, with translation MSVLLFSPNANSFFLINPPSKVSFLSISTFNSFNNNLCKPPHFIPPFHHHHHHLLYSPYRNRSCNRASSVVRFSSLTDMDAPAVQSLYPLHRTKIIHLVRHAQGIHNVEGEKDHSAYLSESLFDAHLTPLGWQQVENLRKHVRASGLNKRIELVITSPLLRTMQTAVGVFGGEGYTDGVEAPPLMVENAGKSNHPAISSLNCPPFAASELCREHLGVHPCDRRRSISEYKPLFPAIDFSLIESDADTLWTANVREANEHVAARGQKFLNWLWTRKEKEIAVVSHSGFLYHTLRVFGNDCHPSVTSEICTHFANCELRSMYDGIGPCNH
- the LOC8280323 gene encoding phosphoglycerate mutase-like protein 1 isoform X1; translated protein: MSVLLFSPNANSFFLINPPSKVSFLSISTFNSFNNNLCKPPHFIPPFHHHHHHLLYSPYRNRSCNRASSVVRFSSLTDMDAPAVQSLYPLHRTKIIHLVRHAQGIHNVEGEKDHSAYLSESLFDAHLTPLGWQQVENLRKHVRASGLNKRIELVITSPLLRTMQTAVGVFGGEGYTDGVEAPPLMVENAGKSNHPAISSLNCPPFAASELCREHLGVHPCDRRRSISEYKPLFPAIDFSLIESDADTLWTANVREANEHVAARGQKFLNWLWTRKEKEIAVVSHSGFLYHTLRVFGNDCHPSVTSEICTHFANCELRSMVIVDKGMMGSDPATTNYPGKIPSGRDLPSDIA